A window from Capricornis sumatraensis isolate serow.1 chromosome 5, serow.2, whole genome shotgun sequence encodes these proteins:
- the NOD1 gene encoding nucleotide-binding oligomerization domain-containing protein 1 isoform X1: MEKHGRSEMEIVPSESHSFIKLLKVNREHLVTHIRNTQCLLDNLLQNDYFSTEDAEIVCACPTQPDKVRRILDLVQSKGEEVSEFFLHVIQQLSDAYVDLRPWLSEIGFSPSPLIQSKAVVNTDPVSRYSQKLQQQLGQDSKFILCYAQKEELLLEQMYTDTVVELVNFSNESLGSLDSLACLLDATTGVLNEQGEIIFVFGDAGMGKSMLLQRLQSLWAAGQLDPGIKFFFHFRCRTLSCFKKSAALCLQDLLFKHYCYPEQDPGEVFAFLLRFPHTALFTFDGLDELHSDFDLSSEPDTSSPWEPAHPLALLASLLSGKLLKGARKLLTARTGVEVPRHLLWKKALLRGFSPSHLRAYTGRMFPERAVRQRLLDQLEANPNLCSLCAVPLFCWIIFRCFQHFHDTFESSPQLPDLTVTLTDIFLLVTEVHLNRTQPTSLVQQNTRSQTETLRAGRDTLCSLGRVAHRGMEKSLFVFNQDEVQASEVREGDLQLGFLRTVPELGLGEEQQSYEFFHLTLQAFFAALFLVVDDKVGTRELLRFFQEWIPPEEAVATSTCFPPFLPVQCLGGRGLHGEDPFKNKDHFHFTNLFLCGLLSKGKQKLLRHLVPTAALRRKRKALWTHLFASLRSHLKNLPRVQSGGFSQVQALPTFIWMLRCIFETQSEKAGQLAARGICANYLKLTFCNACSADCSALSFVLHHLRKRLALDLDNNNLNDFGVRELQPCFSRLTVIRLSVNQITDSGVKVLYEELTKYKILTFLGLYNNQITDVGAGYIARILDECKGLTHLKLGKNKITSEGGKSLALAVKNSKSIFEVGMWGNQIGDEGAKAFAEALRNHPSLTNLSLAFNGISTEGGKSLAWALQHNASLRIFWLTKNELDDEVAESFAEMLKVNQTLKHLWLIQNQITAKGIAQLAEALQKNTGIMEICLNGNLIKPEEAKVFEDEKRIVCF, translated from the exons ATGGAAAAGCACGGCCGCAGTGAGATGGAAATAGTCCCATCAGAGTCTCACTCCTTCATCAAGTTGTTGAAAGTCAACCGGGAGCATCTGGTCACTCACATCCGAAACACTCAGTGTCTGCTGGACAACTTGCTGCAGAATGACTACTTCTCCACTGAAGATGCAGAGATCGTGTGTGCCTGCCCCACGCAGCCCGACAAG GTCCGCAGAATTCTGGATCTGGTACAGAGCAAGGGCGAGGAGGTGTCCGAGTTCTTCCTCCACGTGATCCAGCAACTCTCAGACGCTTATGTGGATCTCAGGCCTTGGCTGTCAGAGATTGGCTTCTCCCCTTCGCCACTCATTCAGAGCAAAGCTGTTGTCAACACTGACCCAG TGAGCAGATACAGCCAGAAGCTGCAGCAGCAACTGGGCCAGGACTCCAAGTTCATTCTTTGCTATGCTCAGAAGGAGGAGCTGCTGTTGGAGCAGATGTACACGGACACGGTGGTGGAGCTTGTCAACTTCAGCAACGAGAGCCTGGGCAGCCTGGAcagcctggcctgcctcctgGACGCAACCACGGGCGTCCTCAACGAGCAGGGTGAGATCATCTTCGTGTTTGGCGATGCAGGCATGGGCAAGTCCATGCTGCTGCAGCGGCTGCAGAGCCTCTGGGCAGCGGGCCagctggacccagggatcaagttcTTCTTCCACTTCCGCTGCCGCACCCTCAGCTGCTTCAAGAAGAGCGCGGCACTGTGTCTGCAGGACCTGCTCTTCAAGCATTACTGCTACCCAGAGCAGGACCCCGGGGAGGTTTTTGCCTTCCTGCTGCGCTTTCCCCACACGGCCCTCTTCACCTTCGACGGCCTGGACGAGCTGCACTCAGACTTCGACCTGAGCAGCGAACCCGACACCTCCTCCCCTTGGGAGCCCGCCCACCCGCTGGCCCTGCTGGCCAGTCTGCTCAGTGGGAAGCTGCTCAAAGGGGCTCGCAAGCTGCTCACAGCCCGCACGGGCGTCGAGGTCCCGCGACATCTCCTCTGGAAGAAGGCGCTCCTGCGCGGCTTCTCCCCCAGCCACCTGCGCGCCTACACGGGGAGGATGTTCCCCGAGCGCGCCGTGCGCCAGCGCCTGCTGGATCAACTGGAGGCCAACCCCAACCTCTGCAGCCTGTGCGCGGTGCCCCTCTTCTGCTGGATCATCTTCCGGTGCTTCCAGCACTTCCACGACACCTTTGAGAGCTCCCCGCAGCTGCCTGATCTCACGGTGACGCTGACTGACATCTTCCTGTTGGTCACCGAGGTCCACCTGAACAGGACGCAGCCCACCAGCCTGGTGCAGCAGAACACGCGGAGCCAGACGGAGACCCTCCGCGCCGGCCGGGACACCCTGTGCTCGCTGGGCCGGGTAGCTCACAGGGGCATGGAGAAGAGCCTCTTCGTCTTCAACCAGGACGAGGTGCAGGCGTCCGAGGTGCGGGAGGGGGACCTGCAGCTGGGCTTCCTTCGGACCGTGCCGGAGCTGGGCCTCGGAGAGGAACAGCAGTCCTATGAGTTCTTCCACCTAACCCTCCAGGCCTTCTTTGCTGCCCTCTTTCTAGTGGTGGACGACAAGGTGGGCACTAGGGAGCTGCTCAGGTTCTTCCAGGAGTGGATTCCTCCCGAGGAGGCTGTGGCCACATCGACctgctttcctccttttctccccGTCCAGTGTCTGGGGGGCCGTGGCCTGCATGGGGAAGACCCCTTCAAGAACAAGGATCACTTTCATTTCACCAACCTCTTCCTGTGCGGGCTGTTGTCCAAAGGCAAACAGAAACTCCTGCGGCACCTGGTGCCCACAGCTGCCCTGCGGCGAAAACGCAAGGCCCTGTGGACTCACCTGTTCGCCAGCCTGCGCTCCCACCTGAAGAACCTGCCCCGGGTGCAGTCTGGGGGCTTCAGCCAGGTGCAGGCCCTGCCTACCTTTATCTGGATGTTGCGCTGCATCTTCGAGACGCAGAGTGAGAAGGCGGGGCAGCTGGCGGCCAGGGGCATCTGCGCCAACTACCTCAAGCTGACCTTCTGCAACGCCTGCTCGGCTGACTGCAGCGCCCTCTCCTTCGTCCTGCATCACTTGCGCAAGCGGCTGGCGCTCGACCTGGACAACAACAACCTCAACGACTTCGGCGTGCGTGAACTGCAGCCATGCTTCAGCCGCCTCACTGTCATCAG ACTCAGTGTGAACCAGATCACTGACAGTGGGGTGAAGGTGCTATATGAAGAGCTGACCAAATACAAAATTCTGACATTTTTAGG CTTATACAACAACCAAATCACCGATGTCGGAGCCGGGTACATCGCCAGAATCCTGGATGAGTGCAAAGGCCTCACACACCTGAA attgggaaaaaacaaaataacaagtgAAGGAGGAAAGAGTCTCGCTCTGGCTGTGAAGAACAGCAAATCCATCTTTGAAGTTGG GATGTGGGGGAATCAAATCGGTGATGAAGGAGCAAAGGCCTTCGCAGAGGCTCTGAGGAACCACCCCAGCTTGACCAACCTGAG TCTTGCATTCAACGGCATCTCTACAGAAGGAGGAAAGAGCCTCGCGTGGGCCCTGCAGCATAATGCATCTCTGAGAATATTCTG GCTCACCAAAAATGAACTTGATGATGAAGTGGCAGAGAGCTTTGCAGAGATGTTGAAAGTCAACCAGACATTGAAACATTTATG GCTTATCCAGAACCAGATCACAGCCAAGGGGATTGCCCAGTTGGCAGAGGCATTACAGAAGAACACTGGCATAATGGAGATTTG CTTAAATGGAAACTTGATAAAGCCCGAGGAGGCCAAGGTCTTTGAAGATGAGAAGCGCATTGTCTGTTTCTGA
- the NOD1 gene encoding nucleotide-binding oligomerization domain-containing protein 1 isoform X2, which produces MEKHGRSEMEIVPSESHSFIKLLKVNREHLVTHIRNTQCLLDNLLQNDYFSTEDAEIVCACPTQPDKVRRILDLVQSKGEEVSEFFLHVIQQLSDAYVDLRPWLSEIGFSPSPLIQSKAVVNTDPVSRYSQKLQQQLGQDSKFILCYAQKEELLLEQMYTDTVVELVNFSNESLGSLDSLACLLDATTGVLNEQGEIIFVFGDAGMGKSMLLQRLQSLWAAGQLDPGIKFFFHFRCRTLSCFKKSAALCLQDLLFKHYCYPEQDPGEVFAFLLRFPHTALFTFDGLDELHSDFDLSSEPDTSSPWEPAHPLALLASLLSGKLLKGARKLLTARTGVEVPRHLLWKKALLRGFSPSHLRAYTGRMFPERAVRQRLLDQLEANPNLCSLCAVPLFCWIIFRCFQHFHDTFESSPQLPDLTVTLTDIFLLVTEVHLNRTQPTSLVQQNTRSQTETLRAGRDTLCSLGRVAHRGMEKSLFVFNQDEVQASEVREGDLQLGFLRTVPELGLGEEQQSYEFFHLTLQAFFAALFLVVDDKVGTRELLRFFQEWIPPEEAVATSTCFPPFLPVQCLGGRGLHGEDPFKNKDHFHFTNLFLCGLLSKGKQKLLRHLVPTAALRRKRKALWTHLFASLRSHLKNLPRVQSGGFSQVQALPTFIWMLRCIFETQSEKAGQLAARGICANYLKLTFCNACSADCSALSFVLHHLRKRLALDLDNNNLNDFGVRELQPCFSRLTVIRLSVNQITDSGVKVLYEELTKYKILTFLGLYNNQITDVGAGYIARILDECKGLTHLKLGKNKITSEGGKSLALAVKNSKSIFEVGLAFNGISTEGGKSLAWALQHNASLRIFWLTKNELDDEVAESFAEMLKVNQTLKHLWLIQNQITAKGIAQLAEALQKNTGIMEICLNGNLIKPEEAKVFEDEKRIVCF; this is translated from the exons ATGGAAAAGCACGGCCGCAGTGAGATGGAAATAGTCCCATCAGAGTCTCACTCCTTCATCAAGTTGTTGAAAGTCAACCGGGAGCATCTGGTCACTCACATCCGAAACACTCAGTGTCTGCTGGACAACTTGCTGCAGAATGACTACTTCTCCACTGAAGATGCAGAGATCGTGTGTGCCTGCCCCACGCAGCCCGACAAG GTCCGCAGAATTCTGGATCTGGTACAGAGCAAGGGCGAGGAGGTGTCCGAGTTCTTCCTCCACGTGATCCAGCAACTCTCAGACGCTTATGTGGATCTCAGGCCTTGGCTGTCAGAGATTGGCTTCTCCCCTTCGCCACTCATTCAGAGCAAAGCTGTTGTCAACACTGACCCAG TGAGCAGATACAGCCAGAAGCTGCAGCAGCAACTGGGCCAGGACTCCAAGTTCATTCTTTGCTATGCTCAGAAGGAGGAGCTGCTGTTGGAGCAGATGTACACGGACACGGTGGTGGAGCTTGTCAACTTCAGCAACGAGAGCCTGGGCAGCCTGGAcagcctggcctgcctcctgGACGCAACCACGGGCGTCCTCAACGAGCAGGGTGAGATCATCTTCGTGTTTGGCGATGCAGGCATGGGCAAGTCCATGCTGCTGCAGCGGCTGCAGAGCCTCTGGGCAGCGGGCCagctggacccagggatcaagttcTTCTTCCACTTCCGCTGCCGCACCCTCAGCTGCTTCAAGAAGAGCGCGGCACTGTGTCTGCAGGACCTGCTCTTCAAGCATTACTGCTACCCAGAGCAGGACCCCGGGGAGGTTTTTGCCTTCCTGCTGCGCTTTCCCCACACGGCCCTCTTCACCTTCGACGGCCTGGACGAGCTGCACTCAGACTTCGACCTGAGCAGCGAACCCGACACCTCCTCCCCTTGGGAGCCCGCCCACCCGCTGGCCCTGCTGGCCAGTCTGCTCAGTGGGAAGCTGCTCAAAGGGGCTCGCAAGCTGCTCACAGCCCGCACGGGCGTCGAGGTCCCGCGACATCTCCTCTGGAAGAAGGCGCTCCTGCGCGGCTTCTCCCCCAGCCACCTGCGCGCCTACACGGGGAGGATGTTCCCCGAGCGCGCCGTGCGCCAGCGCCTGCTGGATCAACTGGAGGCCAACCCCAACCTCTGCAGCCTGTGCGCGGTGCCCCTCTTCTGCTGGATCATCTTCCGGTGCTTCCAGCACTTCCACGACACCTTTGAGAGCTCCCCGCAGCTGCCTGATCTCACGGTGACGCTGACTGACATCTTCCTGTTGGTCACCGAGGTCCACCTGAACAGGACGCAGCCCACCAGCCTGGTGCAGCAGAACACGCGGAGCCAGACGGAGACCCTCCGCGCCGGCCGGGACACCCTGTGCTCGCTGGGCCGGGTAGCTCACAGGGGCATGGAGAAGAGCCTCTTCGTCTTCAACCAGGACGAGGTGCAGGCGTCCGAGGTGCGGGAGGGGGACCTGCAGCTGGGCTTCCTTCGGACCGTGCCGGAGCTGGGCCTCGGAGAGGAACAGCAGTCCTATGAGTTCTTCCACCTAACCCTCCAGGCCTTCTTTGCTGCCCTCTTTCTAGTGGTGGACGACAAGGTGGGCACTAGGGAGCTGCTCAGGTTCTTCCAGGAGTGGATTCCTCCCGAGGAGGCTGTGGCCACATCGACctgctttcctccttttctccccGTCCAGTGTCTGGGGGGCCGTGGCCTGCATGGGGAAGACCCCTTCAAGAACAAGGATCACTTTCATTTCACCAACCTCTTCCTGTGCGGGCTGTTGTCCAAAGGCAAACAGAAACTCCTGCGGCACCTGGTGCCCACAGCTGCCCTGCGGCGAAAACGCAAGGCCCTGTGGACTCACCTGTTCGCCAGCCTGCGCTCCCACCTGAAGAACCTGCCCCGGGTGCAGTCTGGGGGCTTCAGCCAGGTGCAGGCCCTGCCTACCTTTATCTGGATGTTGCGCTGCATCTTCGAGACGCAGAGTGAGAAGGCGGGGCAGCTGGCGGCCAGGGGCATCTGCGCCAACTACCTCAAGCTGACCTTCTGCAACGCCTGCTCGGCTGACTGCAGCGCCCTCTCCTTCGTCCTGCATCACTTGCGCAAGCGGCTGGCGCTCGACCTGGACAACAACAACCTCAACGACTTCGGCGTGCGTGAACTGCAGCCATGCTTCAGCCGCCTCACTGTCATCAG ACTCAGTGTGAACCAGATCACTGACAGTGGGGTGAAGGTGCTATATGAAGAGCTGACCAAATACAAAATTCTGACATTTTTAGG CTTATACAACAACCAAATCACCGATGTCGGAGCCGGGTACATCGCCAGAATCCTGGATGAGTGCAAAGGCCTCACACACCTGAA attgggaaaaaacaaaataacaagtgAAGGAGGAAAGAGTCTCGCTCTGGCTGTGAAGAACAGCAAATCCATCTTTGAAGTTGG TCTTGCATTCAACGGCATCTCTACAGAAGGAGGAAAGAGCCTCGCGTGGGCCCTGCAGCATAATGCATCTCTGAGAATATTCTG GCTCACCAAAAATGAACTTGATGATGAAGTGGCAGAGAGCTTTGCAGAGATGTTGAAAGTCAACCAGACATTGAAACATTTATG GCTTATCCAGAACCAGATCACAGCCAAGGGGATTGCCCAGTTGGCAGAGGCATTACAGAAGAACACTGGCATAATGGAGATTTG CTTAAATGGAAACTTGATAAAGCCCGAGGAGGCCAAGGTCTTTGAAGATGAGAAGCGCATTGTCTGTTTCTGA